The sequence GGTCTGTGATGGATCGTTCCACCGTGAAGGCCACGGTTGCTGGCAAAGTGACCCATGCCGAGAACGGTCTGGTGCGGGTCCGCCACGGCTCCATTCAGGAGCGCACGTACGAATTCGGCGGCCGCGAGTCGCTGTGCGTGCGTACGGGGGACATGATCAAGGTGGGTGATCCCCTGAATATCGGTCACTTCAATCTGCATGAACTGCTCGAGAAAAAGGGTCCCTACGCCGTGCAGAAGTACATCGTGCAGGAAGTGCAGAAGATCTACGCTTCACAGGGACAGACGATCAACGACAAGCACCTCGAGATCATCGTGAAGAAGATGTTCAGCAAAGTCCGCATCATCGACGCGGGGGACAGCGATCTGCTCCCCGGCGATACGGTCGATATCAGCGTCGTGGACACCGAGAACCAGCGCATCGAGCGCGAGCACAAGAGCAAAGGCAAGTTCATTACCTACGAGAGCCTGCTCCTCGGTATCACGCGCGCAGCCCTCGCCACCGATTCCTGGCTGGCAGGTGCCTCCTTCCAAGAGACGATCCGCGTGCTCGTGGAGGCAGCCACAACCCGCCGCGTCGATAACCTGCAGGATCTGAAGGCGAACGTGATCATCGGGCGCCTTATTCCCACGGGCGAGGTGTACCGGCAGCGCTACCTCTCAGAAAAGGCCGAGAAGGCTGAGAAAGCTGAGAAGGCTGAGAGAGCGGAGAAGGCAGGTCTTTCCGTGACACCCGAAAGTCCCGCACCAGCGCCGCAAGCGGCCTGATTTTCCTTGCCATCCCTTTTGCTTCCAAGTACCCTTCCTCGGCTTTCTTCCCTCGTATAGCCCAGCATGCCAACGATCAATCAGCTCATCCGGCACCCACGCAGACAGCGGCGACGCAAGTCCAAGGCGCCGGCACTGCAGTACACCTGGAACACGCTGCATATGCGGGCCGTGCCGCTCCCCAAGGGCGCGCCATTCAAGCGCGGGGTCTGCATCAAAGTGACGACCATGACGCCGAAGAAGCCGAACTCCGCTCTGCGCAAGATCGCCCGCGTGCGCCTGACGAACGGCCACGAAGTGAAGGCGTACATCATGGGTGAGGGGCACAACCTGCAGGAACACTCGATGGTTCTCGTCCGTGGCGGCCGCGTGAAAGACCTTCCGGGCGTGCGCTACCACATCGTGCGCGGCATCCTCGATACCGAGGGTGTGCAGAACCGCAGGCAGGGCCGCAGCCGTTACGGCGCCAAACGACCGAAAAAAGCCTGAATTATGAATCAAGAATTCCATATTATTGGCTTCCTCTCTGCTTCAGTTCTCCGTTATTCTTAATTCCTTATTCTTCATTCTTCGTCGTTCCCATGCCCAAGCCCATCAAATCCTACATCCCCGAAGGTTCCGATCCTCTCATTGAGAAGTTCATCTGCTGCCTCATGAAGCGCGGCAAGAAGTCCACGGCTCGCCGGGTGTTCTGGGATGCGATTGAAGTGGTGAAGGGCCGTACCAAAGATCAGCCTCTCGAAGTCTTTCAGAAAGCGCTGCTCAATGTCACCCCTCTTGTGGAGGTGCGTCCCAAACGTGTGGCCGGAGCGGTGTACCAGGTTCCGGTGGAGGTGAACCCGCACCGTCAACAGACACTCTCGATCCGCTGGCTGCTCATCGCGGCCCGCAGTCGCAAGGGCATGCCCATGTCCCAGCGCCTCGGTTTGGAGCTGCTCGATGCTTCTTCGGGGCAGGGTGCTGCAGTGAAGAAGAAGGAAGATGTGCTGCGGATGGCGCAAGCCAACAAGGCCTTCGCGCATCTGGCGAAGTAACCCGTGAGCAACGTCGTCTCACGCTTCGGCGTGTTTCTGTGCGGCCGCGTCCGTTTCTGGCGATTCCAGCGCGAAGATGCGAGGCAGGAGTTGTTTGGTGCGCAGAGAGGCGAGCAAGGGCGCAGGAGGATTGCGCAGCACAATGGCGCCTTGGGGATAACCGAGGTCCTTCCAGAATCCGACGAGGACGGCAATGCCGCCTTCACAGATTGAGCCGTTCTGGCCCAGGTCCGTACAGTCGATGACATACAGACCGTGGGGCTCGCCGTGCGCGATGGTCTGCAGTGCCGCGCGGAGATCCGTGATCCCATTGGGTTCACTGATATCCTCCAGAATGCGTGCGGAAGGGTCGGTGTCGTTGTCCCGTTTGCCACGCAGGGGCAGGACCAGGGACCGCTGCGTGCCCTGTGTTTCGCTCGTCACGGCACCCAGAAATTCCGGGCTCTTGCGTACCTGCTGTGCCGCTTTCTGCTGTCCGGCGATGATCCGGTTGATGACCGCGAAGGCCGGAGAGACGTTCCCGGTTTCCTGCGGGGACGGGCGTTCGGAGGGGTGTTCCTGCTCGTGCAGCATGCCATAAAATTACTATTGATATGGATATTGTCAACGCAGCTCCCTGTGGCAGTTTCCCCCCAGAATATTTGCACGGGATCGCCCCTTTCCCTATAGTTTGCCCACTTCGAGAGGATGCCCAGAGCATCCCGTGCTCAGGATGCACGTTTCATCTGTATTCCGTTTTCCTCACCTTTCCATGGATCTCAAGAATCTGCGCAACATTGGAATCATCGCCCACATCGACGCCGGGAAGACGACGACGAGCGAGCGCATCCTCTTCTACACGGGCAAGAACTACAAAATCGGCGAGGTGCATGAGGGTGAGGCGACCATGGACTGGATGGAACAGGAGCGCGAGCGCGGTATCACCATCACCTCTGCGGCCACGCAGTGCAGCTGGAAGGCCAAAGATATTGATGGCAAAGATACCGTCTTCACGATCAACATCATCGACACTCCCGGGCACGTGGATTTCACGGCCGAGGTGGAGCGAAGCCTCCGTGTCCTGGATGGCGGCGTGGTGGTCTTCGACGGCTCGCAGGGCGTTGAACCCCAGAGCGAAACCGTCTGGCGCCAGGCCGATAAGTACGCCGTTCCACGGCTGGCGTTCATCAATAAGATGGATAAGACCGGAGGGGATTTCTACATGTCCCTTGGCAGTATCCACGACCGTCTGAGCAAGAACGCCGTGGCGATTCAGCTCCCCATCGGCGCGGAATCCGATTTCACGGGCGTCGTCGATCTCATCGCGCAGAAGGCGTATAAATTCGAAGGAGAACACGGTGAGACGATCACCGAGATCCCCGTCCCGGAAGATCTGAAAGATGAGGTGTCGGAGTACCGTGCCGTGCTCATGGAGAAAGTCGCGGAGGCCGATGACGACCTTCTGGACGAGTACCTCAAGAACAACGCCCTCACCGATGCACAGATCATCAAGGGGCTCCGCGTCGGCACCGTGAAGAACAAGCTGTACCCGGTGGTCTGCGGTTCCTCTCTCAAGAACATGGGCGTGCAGCTCATGCTCGACGCGGTGGTGGCCTATCTGCCCTCTCCGCTCGATGTTCCCCCTGCGAAGGGCATCAATACCGATACCGACAAGGAAGAAGAGCGCAAGGCTTCCAATGATGATCCGCTCACCGTCCTCGCCTTCAAAATCGCCACCGATCCCTTCGTGGGACGCCTCACGTTCGTCCGTGTGTACTCCGGCGTGATGAAGGCCGGCACGTACATGATCAACTCGCGTTCGGGCACCAAAGAACGTATCGGACGCATTGTTCGCATGCACTCCAATCACCGCACCGAGATCACGGAGGTGGAGGCGGGCGACATTGCAGCAGTGATCGGCCTCAAAGACACGCGTACGGGAGACACACTCTGCGGGGAAGATCAGTCCATCCTCCTCGAATCCATCAAGTTCGCGGAGCCGGTCATCCACATGGCCGTGGAGCCCAAGACGAAGGCTGACCAGGAGAAGATGGGATCCGCCCTGCAGAAACTGGCCGAGGAGGATCCGACCTTCTCTGTGCGCACCGATGACGAAACCGGACAGGTCATCATCGGGGGCATGGGCGAGCTGCACCTGGATATCATCGTCGATCGTATGCGTCGCGAGTTCAAAGTGGAGTCGAACGTCGGCACGCCGCAGGTGGCCTACCGCGAGACGATCCAGAAAGAGGTGGAGCACGAAGAGAAGTACATCAAGCAGACAGGCGGCCGCGGACAGTACGGTCACGTCATTTTCAAGATCATTCCGCAGGAGCCGGGCAAGGGGTACGAATTCGTGAACGAGGTCGTGGGAGGCCGTATTCCCCGCGAGTACATCTCGCCCTGCGACAAGGGTTTCCAGGAGGGCATGACGCGCGGTATCCAGGCCGGCTACCCGGTGGTGGATGTGAAAGTGGAGCTCCTCGATGGTTCCTACCACGATGTCGACTCCTCTGAAATGGCCTTCAAGATCGCCGCATCCATCGGTTTCCAGAATGCCGCCAGAAAGGCAGAGCCGATCATCCTGGAGCCGATCATGAAGGTGGAGATCGTCACGCCCGAGGAGTTTCTCGGCGACGTCATGGGCGATATCAACTCCCGCCGCGGCGTGATCCAGAGTACGGGCGATCGTGGCTCAGCCAAGACGATTCAGGTGAACGTGCCGCTCTCCGAGATGTTCGGCTACGCCACGGATCTGCGCTCCCTCACGCAGGGCCGCGCCAGCTACTCCATGGAACCCAGTCACTATGCCAAGGTGCCGGGCAACGTGGCAGCCGAGGTGATTGCCAAGCGGGTGGGGGTGGTGAAGAGGTAGGGAATAGGGATTAGGGATTAGGACTTAGGACGAAGGGAAAAGGGAAAAGGGAAAAGGAAGAAGGATTGGATGATATTGACTATATAAAATATATATTGTATATTCTTATTTGTCGGTTTTTCACAACTCGTACCTTGGGATGACCCACGATGGGCATTCCGCAAACTTTCCTCTTACCGGGGAAAGAGAAAGGTGAAGAGACATGATCGTCTTTCTCACCGCCGTTTCTACTGTCGCTCTCGTGAACTTCTTCCGCGTCCTCGCACGCGATGAGATGTTCAAGGCGGGGATGTTCCTCGTCACCGCAGTCATCTGCGGTCT is a genomic window of Candidatus Peribacter riflensis containing:
- a CDS encoding translation elongation factor 2 (EF-2/EF-G), which translates into the protein MDLKNLRNIGIIAHIDAGKTTTSERILFYTGKNYKIGEVHEGEATMDWMEQERERGITITSAATQCSWKAKDIDGKDTVFTINIIDTPGHVDFTAEVERSLRVLDGGVVVFDGSQGVEPQSETVWRQADKYAVPRLAFINKMDKTGGDFYMSLGSIHDRLSKNAVAIQLPIGAESDFTGVVDLIAQKAYKFEGEHGETITEIPVPEDLKDEVSEYRAVLMEKVAEADDDLLDEYLKNNALTDAQIIKGLRVGTVKNKLYPVVCGSSLKNMGVQLMLDAVVAYLPSPLDVPPAKGINTDTDKEEERKASNDDPLTVLAFKIATDPFVGRLTFVRVYSGVMKAGTYMINSRSGTKERIGRIVRMHSNHRTEITEVEAGDIAAVIGLKDTRTGDTLCGEDQSILLESIKFAEPVIHMAVEPKTKADQEKMGSALQKLAEEDPTFSVRTDDETGQVIIGGMGELHLDIIVDRMRREFKVESNVGTPQVAYRETIQKEVEHEEKYIKQTGGRGQYGHVIFKIIPQEPGKGYEFVNEVVGGRIPREYISPCDKGFQEGMTRGIQAGYPVVDVKVELLDGSYHDVDSSEMAFKIAASIGFQNAARKAEPIILEPIMKVEIVTPEEFLGDVMGDINSRRGVIQSTGDRGSAKTIQVNVPLSEMFGYATDLRSLTQGRASYSMEPSHYAKVPGNVAAEVIAKRVGVVKR
- a CDS encoding small subunit ribosomal protein S7, translated to MPKPIKSYIPEGSDPLIEKFICCLMKRGKKSTARRVFWDAIEVVKGRTKDQPLEVFQKALLNVTPLVEVRPKRVAGAVYQVPVEVNPHRQQTLSIRWLLIAARSRKGMPMSQRLGLELLDASSGQGAAVKKKEDVLRMAQANKAFAHLAK
- a CDS encoding small subunit ribosomal protein S12, whose protein sequence is MPTINQLIRHPRRQRRRKSKAPALQYTWNTLHMRAVPLPKGAPFKRGVCIKVTTMTPKKPNSALRKIARVRLTNGHEVKAYIMGEGHNLQEHSMVLVRGGRVKDLPGVRYHIVRGILDTEGVQNRRQGRSRYGAKRPKKA